One stretch of Passer domesticus isolate bPasDom1 chromosome 2, bPasDom1.hap1, whole genome shotgun sequence DNA includes these proteins:
- the METTL16 gene encoding RNA N6-adenosine-methyltransferase METTL16 isoform X1, giving the protein MALNKSMHARNRYKDKPPDFAYLAGKYPEFQQHVQTTLAGRVSLNFKDPEAVRALTCTLLKEDFGLTIDIPVERLIPTVPLRLNYIHWVEDLIGHRDADKQTLRRGIDIGTGASCIYPLLGATLNGWYFLATEVDDMCFNYAKKNVEQNNLSDLIKVVKVPQKTLLMDALKEESEIVYDFCMCNPPFFANQLEAKGVNSRNPRRPPPSSVNTGGITEIMAEGGELEFVKRIIHDSLQLKKRLRWYSCMLGKKCSLAPLKEELRIQGVPKVTHTEFCQGRTMRWALAWSFYDDVQVPSPPSKRRKLEKPRKPITFMVLASTVKELSVKAAAMGWDAVEAIAVVRAWVEKILTDLKVQHKRVPCGKDEISLFVTAIENSWIHLRRKKRERVRQLRELPRASEDILQAMEEEKNSQKSVSNNSDCENPKAEDSEMGFMAPDEDVQVTAGDEQAEEPAAKEEHGDPVKEEEMEAKQGETSLGKGSGDVKEEPLPSEEASNLTVEKEPGPKETSGGFLFKCLMNVKKEGNDVVVEMHWVEGQNRDLMNQLCTYLRNQILRLVAS; this is encoded by the exons ATGGCCCTCAACAAGTCCATGCACGCCCGCAACCGCTACAAGGACAAGCCCCCCGACTTCGCCTACCTGGCTGGCAAGTACCCCGAGTTCCAGCAGCACGTGCAGACCACCCTGGCGGGCAGGGTGAG CCTGAACTTCAAGGATCCCGAGGCCGTGAGGGCTCTGACGTGCACCCTCCTGAAGGAGGATTTCGGGCTGACCATCGACATCCCCGTGGAGAGGCTCATCCCCACCGTCCCTTTGAGGCTGAACTACATCCACTGGGTGGAGGATCTCATCGGCCACCGCGATGCTGACAAGCAAACCCTGAGACGAGGCATTGATATAG ggacaggggcatcCTGTATATACCCATTACTTGGAGCAACTTTGAATGGCTGGTATTTCCTTGCCACAGAAGTGGATGACATGTGCTTCAATTATGCCAAGAAGAATGTGGAACAGAATAACTTGTCTGATCTTATAAAAG TGGTTAAGGTACCACAGAAGACTCTTCTAATGGATGCACTGAAAGAAGAATCTGAGATTGTTTATGATTTCTGCATGTGCAACCCCCCCTTTTTTGCCAACCAGTTGGAAGCTAAG GGAGTTAATTCTCGAAATCCACGGCGtcctcctcccagctctgtAAATACAGGAGGGATCACAGAAATCATGGCTGAGGGAGGAGAACTAGAATTTGTCAAAAGAATTATTCATGATAGTCTCCAACTTAAAAAGAGGTTACG ATGGTACAGTTGCATGTTGGGGAAGAAATGCAGTTTAGCACCACTGAAAGAAGAACTTCGAATCCAGGGG GTCCCTAAAGTCACTCACACTGAATTCTGCCAGGGACGCACCATGAGATGGGCACTGGCCTGGAGTTTCTATGATGATGTGCAAGTACCT TCACCTCCCTCTAAAAGAAGAAAGTTAGAAAAACCACGAAAACCAATTACATTCATGGTCTTGGCTTCTACAGTCAAAGAGTTATCTGTCAAAGCTGCAGCCATGGGCTGGGATGCTGTAGAAGCTATTGCTGTGGTTAGAGCCTGGGTAGAGAAGATTCTCACTGATCTGAAG GTTCAGCATAAACGTGTTCCATGTGGAAAAGATGAAATTAGCCTCTTTGTGACTGCCATTGAAAACTCCTGGATTCATTTGAGGAGAAAGAAACGAGAGAGAGTAAGGCAATTACGAGAACTTCCTCGAGCTTCTGAAGATATTCTGCAAGCaatggaggaggaaaagaacaGCCAGAAGAGCGTGAGCAACAACTCAGACTGTGAAAACCCCAAGGCTGAAGATTCTGAAATGGGCTTTATGGCACCTGATGAGGATGTCCAGGTGACAGCAGGTGATGAGCAAGCAGAGGAACCTGCTGCCAAAGAAGAACACGGTGATCctgtgaaggaggaggagatggaagccAAGCAGGGAGAAACATCACTTGGGAAAGGTTCTGGTGATGTGAAGGAGGAACCTCTCCCTTCAGAGGAAGCTAGCAATCTGACAGTGGAAAAAGAGCCAGGCCCTAAAGAAACTAGTGGGGGTTTTCTCTTCAAGTGTTTAATGAACgtgaagaaagaaggaaatgaTGTAGTAGTAGAAATGCACTGGGTTGAGGGACAGAACAGAGACTTGATGAACCAGCTGTGCACATACTTACGGAACCAAATTCTTCGACTGGTTGCTAGTTAG
- the METTL16 gene encoding RNA N6-adenosine-methyltransferase METTL16 isoform X2 yields the protein MCFNYAKKNVEQNNLSDLIKVVKVPQKTLLMDALKEESEIVYDFCMCNPPFFANQLEAKGVNSRNPRRPPPSSVNTGGITEIMAEGGELEFVKRIIHDSLQLKKRLRWYSCMLGKKCSLAPLKEELRIQGVPKVTHTEFCQGRTMRWALAWSFYDDVQVPSPPSKRRKLEKPRKPITFMVLASTVKELSVKAAAMGWDAVEAIAVVRAWVEKILTDLKVQHKRVPCGKDEISLFVTAIENSWIHLRRKKRERVRQLRELPRASEDILQAMEEEKNSQKSVSNNSDCENPKAEDSEMGFMAPDEDVQVTAGDEQAEEPAAKEEHGDPVKEEEMEAKQGETSLGKGSGDVKEEPLPSEEASNLTVEKEPGPKETSGGFLFKCLMNVKKEGNDVVVEMHWVEGQNRDLMNQLCTYLRNQILRLVAS from the exons ATGTGCTTCAATTATGCCAAGAAGAATGTGGAACAGAATAACTTGTCTGATCTTATAAAAG TGGTTAAGGTACCACAGAAGACTCTTCTAATGGATGCACTGAAAGAAGAATCTGAGATTGTTTATGATTTCTGCATGTGCAACCCCCCCTTTTTTGCCAACCAGTTGGAAGCTAAG GGAGTTAATTCTCGAAATCCACGGCGtcctcctcccagctctgtAAATACAGGAGGGATCACAGAAATCATGGCTGAGGGAGGAGAACTAGAATTTGTCAAAAGAATTATTCATGATAGTCTCCAACTTAAAAAGAGGTTACG ATGGTACAGTTGCATGTTGGGGAAGAAATGCAGTTTAGCACCACTGAAAGAAGAACTTCGAATCCAGGGG GTCCCTAAAGTCACTCACACTGAATTCTGCCAGGGACGCACCATGAGATGGGCACTGGCCTGGAGTTTCTATGATGATGTGCAAGTACCT TCACCTCCCTCTAAAAGAAGAAAGTTAGAAAAACCACGAAAACCAATTACATTCATGGTCTTGGCTTCTACAGTCAAAGAGTTATCTGTCAAAGCTGCAGCCATGGGCTGGGATGCTGTAGAAGCTATTGCTGTGGTTAGAGCCTGGGTAGAGAAGATTCTCACTGATCTGAAG GTTCAGCATAAACGTGTTCCATGTGGAAAAGATGAAATTAGCCTCTTTGTGACTGCCATTGAAAACTCCTGGATTCATTTGAGGAGAAAGAAACGAGAGAGAGTAAGGCAATTACGAGAACTTCCTCGAGCTTCTGAAGATATTCTGCAAGCaatggaggaggaaaagaacaGCCAGAAGAGCGTGAGCAACAACTCAGACTGTGAAAACCCCAAGGCTGAAGATTCTGAAATGGGCTTTATGGCACCTGATGAGGATGTCCAGGTGACAGCAGGTGATGAGCAAGCAGAGGAACCTGCTGCCAAAGAAGAACACGGTGATCctgtgaaggaggaggagatggaagccAAGCAGGGAGAAACATCACTTGGGAAAGGTTCTGGTGATGTGAAGGAGGAACCTCTCCCTTCAGAGGAAGCTAGCAATCTGACAGTGGAAAAAGAGCCAGGCCCTAAAGAAACTAGTGGGGGTTTTCTCTTCAAGTGTTTAATGAACgtgaagaaagaaggaaatgaTGTAGTAGTAGAAATGCACTGGGTTGAGGGACAGAACAGAGACTTGATGAACCAGCTGTGCACATACTTACGGAACCAAATTCTTCGACTGGTTGCTAGTTAG